DNA from Gemmatimonadota bacterium:
ATTCTCGGCGCCTACGGGTTGTCGGTCCAGGAAGTCGACGGCGGAATTCTCCGGGTCGATGCGCCCGAGACCCTCGCGGCGATCGACTCGCTCGAGCCCCGGGAAACCGCCGTCATCAAGATCAACTATGCCAGTGCCGGCGATCTGGTCGGGACCGTCAAGGCGATCGTGTCGAAGCGGGCCAGCGTGGTGGCCGATACCGGCACCAACTCGCTGATCATTAGCGATTCCCGCTCGGCCATTCCCGGGCTGGTGGATTTTGTCCGCGGCCTCGATATCCGGCCGCCCCAAATCGCGATCCAGGCCAAGATCATCTTCGTTGATCGAACCGACGTCGAGCAACTCGGCTTCAAGTACGATCTGGCCACCGGACAACAGTTCTATAACAAGGTCCTCCAGCGCCCCGACCCGAACAAGGACGGCGAGCCGTACTTGCCGGGTATCAATATCGTGGACCTGGGCGGGCGTTCGATCTCGGCGGTAGCCAACGCGGACGCCTTCATTCCTTCGACGGCGCTCGACCTGACCTACTCGGTCGCCCTGGGCCGCTTCTCGCTGACCAGCTTCCTCTCGGCGCTCGAGCGGATCGACCTGACGGACGTCCAAACCGAACCGGTGATCACCACCAAGGACAACAAGAAGGCGTCCTTGCTGGTCGGGGAAGAAATCCCGATCCGGGTGGTTGACGCGAGCACCCTCGGTGGCGGTGCCGGCCAGGCTCCCCGCGCCACGGTGCAGTTCAAAGAAGTCGGTATCAAGTTGAACGTGACGCCGCACGTCACCAACAACCGGCAGATCGTTCTTCAGATCGAGACCGAGCGTTCGGCGGTCAAGACCTTGTCGGCGGCCGACCTCGGCTTCATCATCGACAAGCAGAACACCAAGAACGAAATCTTGGTGGGCGACGGCGAAACGGCCGTCATCGGCGGCCTGACCGTCACGACTGTGACTCGTTCCAAGACCGGCATTCCGTTGCTTTCGAGCCTTCCGCTTCTGGGCAGCCTGTTCAGCTTCACGTCGAACACCGAAAACCGGAAAGATCTGATCATCCTCGTGACTCCGCGGATCGTCGACGACCAGGACGAGTAGACAAGGGATCGCTCGTCCCGTTCCCTTACCACAACCCGCCGGCGGGGTCTTCGGACTCCGCCGGGGGTTGTTTGATGGCCGTCCGCCGGTCTAGACTCAACCCATGAGCGACGAGCGCGAGCTGGGGATGGACCGGCCGATTTCCCGTCGGGATTTTCTCGATGGGGTCGCGGTCGGGGTGGGTGGAGCCATGGCCCTTCCCAGTCTGCTCCAGGCTTCGCAGGAGGTCCCGAGCTACCCGCCCGCCCTGACGGGGCTCCGAGGCGCCCACGCCGGCGCCTATGAAGCCTTCCACTCGCTCAGGGATGGCACTCTCTGGTCCACCGCCCCCGCACCGGCCTCGACTGGGGAGCGATACGATCTCGTGGTGGTGGGCGCCGGGATCAGTGGACTCGCGGCGGCCCACTATTACCGCCAGGCGCAGCCGTCCGCCCGGATTCTGATCCTCGATAACCACGACGATTTTGGCGGACACGCCAAGCGGAATGAATTCACCCACGAGGGCCGGACCTTTCTGGGCTATGGCGGCACCTTCTCGATCGAGAGCCCGCTGCCCTATAGCCCAGTGGCAAAAGGGCTGCTCCGGGAGCTTGGCATCGATGTCGGCCGGTACGCGACGTATCACGACGCCGGGCTCTACCGGGGCCTCGGGCTCCGGGGGGCCACGTTCTTCGACCGCGAAACTTACGGGACCGACAAACTGGTGTTCGGAGCGCCTGGGAGCGACGGGTTTGCCGCCGCCGCGCCGATTTCCGAGGCTGCCAGGCGGGATCTCAGGCGCCTAACGACCGACCGGTTCGACCCCTACCCGGGGCTCTCGGAATCCGACATCCGGGCCCGGCTCGCCCGGGTCAGCTATGCCGACTACCTGACCCGCGTCCTCGGCCTCGACCCGGGTGTCGTCGCGCTCTACCAAACCGTGCCCCACGGCCTGTTCGGGGCCGGGATCGACGTGGTCCCGGCGCAGGATGCGTACGGACTCGGGCTCCCGGGCTTTGCCGGCCTCCAGCTCGGGCCGGCACCGGGACCGGGGCAGAACTACGACGCCCAGACCACCGAGGAAGCGGAGCGGTTCTTCTGTCACTTTCCCGACGGCAACGCCACCATCGCCCGGCTCCTGGTCCGCCGGTTGATTCCCGGTTCGATCCCGGGGACCTCAGCCGAGGATGTGGTGACGGCGCGGGCGGACTACGGGCGCCTGGACCGGTCGGCCAACTCGGTTCGGATCCGGCTCAACAGTCCGGTGGTTCGAGTCCGGCATGAGGGCGCCACCGGCTCGCGCGTTGAAGTCACCTACGTGGCTGCCGGCAAGCCGGTCACGGTCAGCAGCCGGTCGGTGGTGTTGGCGTGCTGGCACGCCACCATTCCGTATCTCTGTCCGGAGCTCCCAGCGAAGCAGAAGGAGGCGCTCGCGTTCGCGATCAAGATTCCGCTGGTCTACACCAACGTCCTGATCCGGAATTGGACCTCATTCCAGAAGCTCGGTCTCAGTGGGATCTCGGCGCCCGGCGGATGGCACACCGAGGCCCGGCTCGATCTGCCGGTGAGCGTCGGCGGGTACCACCACTCGAGACAACCCACCGATCCGGTGGTGCTCCACCTGGCAAAAGCGATGTGCAAGCCGGGGCACCCGATTCGCGAGCAACACCGACTGGGACGCACGGAGCTGTTCTCGACGCCCTTCCCGACGATTGAGCGGAAGATCCGCGACCAGCTCGGCCGAGTTTTAGGCGCCGGCGGGTTCGACCCGGCCCGGGATATCCTCGGCATCACGGTCAATCGCTGGCCCCACGGCTACGCCTACCAATACAATTCGCTGTACGATGATTTCTGGTTCGAAGGCAAGCCCACGCCCTGTGAGGCGGCGCGAGTCCGGTTTGGCCGGATTGCCTTCGCCAACGCCGACGCGGGCGCCTACTCTTACACCGATGCCGCCATCGATCACGCCTACCGGGCGGTCCAGGACCTGCGACGTTAGGTTGCGCCTCGGGCCTTGGGGGAGAGCGACTCGGCTGGTTGCCGCCGCCGGGCCCGAATCACCTTGGCCGCCTCGAGCCCGAGCAGCGGAATAGCACCCAACCCCAGCAGTAGAAGGCCATGGCCCAACGTCATGCTCGATGCTTTCAGGAAATGGCCTAACGTCGCGTTGTGCTGGCTCAGGATCTGGAGTCCAAACGAGATGGCCACGACCAGGACGAGGTTGCGGTTTGAAAACAACGGGATCCGCCAGACCGGCTTGCTCTCGCTCCTGGCGCCGAAGGAACGGAACAACTCGGCAAAGACCAGCACCGCAAAAGCCGACGATCGAGCCTCCTCGGCCGACAATCCGGTGGGCGCGGACCTGAGCCCGGCCAGTACGGCTTCGGCGGCGCGGTCATGCCAGGTTTCGCGCGGAGGCGGCACGGGAGGGTCGGCGGTCTGGGTCACACCGGATGGGCCAGGATTGCGGGGGTGGGCAGCGTGGCTCCCCGAAGCAACGCGGCCCGGGCTTCCGCCACCATGGCGTCGATGATGGCGCGGGCCGTCGGCCGGTCGTGGATCAGGCCAACGCACTCACCGGCTACGGTTACCACCATGTCGAGGTCCTGCCGGCTCCGGGCGTCGGCGTAGGCCGCGGTCAGGCTCCCGAACGCCGCGGCCGCTTCCGTCTCCCGGTCGGCCCATTGCTCGGTGAGCTTGTTGGTCAGGACCCGAAACGAAAATTCGTCGGGCCACGGTGTGCCGCGAAGCCGGTCGATCGATTTGGTCCGGACCGTGTCGTCGCCGGTGGCCCGCTCGGCTCGGTTGGTGAACGCGGCCGGCGTCAGGGCTTCGGCCGAGGCCCAGAAACGAGTGCCGACGACCACGCCATCGGCGCCGAGCATCAGGGCGGCGGCCAGGCCTCTGCCGTCGGCAATGCCGCCCGCGGCGAGCAGCACGGTGGCGGGCGAATGCCGGGTCAAATAGTCCGCCACCTCGGGAACGAACGGAAGGGTCGAGCGCTGGGCGCCGTGGCCGCCGGCCTCAGTGCCCTGGGCCACGATGACCGATGCGCCGGCCTCGAGCGCCTCATCGACGTGG
Protein-coding regions in this window:
- a CDS encoding type IV pilus secretin family protein; amino-acid sequence: MTLSPWSLVATAFLSLVAAPSARRAEPTDGEVRAVRLVSAPGRAELVVQIKGALSVTDMTLADPARIVIDVQGAVLPPAFTPNYDGVNRAGVVGMRVRQTDKTTVRVVLVMDKLKPYTVTQEDDGIRVSFGADQAFMAWSTGSIVPPEAGFVVANALSKAEPKVDIVEPAAEQSNEAAGPAAERRLTRTGAAMTTNQQRQEPRLTVSWDNANIQDVIAGFQAISGRSIILGKSIDVKITAEIHDKPWPDAFKAILGAYGLSVQEVDGGILRVDAPETLAAIDSLEPRETAVIKINYASAGDLVGTVKAIVSKRASVVADTGTNSLIISDSRSAIPGLVDFVRGLDIRPPQIAIQAKIIFVDRTDVEQLGFKYDLATGQQFYNKVLQRPDPNKDGEPYLPGINIVDLGGRSISAVANADAFIPSTALDLTYSVALGRFSLTSFLSALERIDLTDVQTEPVITTKDNKKASLLVGEEIPIRVVDASTLGGGAGQAPRATVQFKEVGIKLNVTPHVTNNRQIVLQIETERSAVKTLSAADLGFIIDKQNTKNEILVGDGETAVIGGLTVTTVTRSKTGIPLLSSLPLLGSLFSFTSNTENRKDLIILVTPRIVDDQDE
- a CDS encoding NAD(P)/FAD-dependent oxidoreductase — protein: MDRPISRRDFLDGVAVGVGGAMALPSLLQASQEVPSYPPALTGLRGAHAGAYEAFHSLRDGTLWSTAPAPASTGERYDLVVVGAGISGLAAAHYYRQAQPSARILILDNHDDFGGHAKRNEFTHEGRTFLGYGGTFSIESPLPYSPVAKGLLRELGIDVGRYATYHDAGLYRGLGLRGATFFDRETYGTDKLVFGAPGSDGFAAAAPISEAARRDLRRLTTDRFDPYPGLSESDIRARLARVSYADYLTRVLGLDPGVVALYQTVPHGLFGAGIDVVPAQDAYGLGLPGFAGLQLGPAPGPGQNYDAQTTEEAERFFCHFPDGNATIARLLVRRLIPGSIPGTSAEDVVTARADYGRLDRSANSVRIRLNSPVVRVRHEGATGSRVEVTYVAAGKPVTVSSRSVVLACWHATIPYLCPELPAKQKEALAFAIKIPLVYTNVLIRNWTSFQKLGLSGISAPGGWHTEARLDLPVSVGGYHHSRQPTDPVVLHLAKAMCKPGHPIREQHRLGRTELFSTPFPTIERKIRDQLGRVLGAGGFDPARDILGITVNRWPHGYAYQYNSLYDDFWFEGKPTPCEAARVRFGRIAFANADAGAYSYTDAAIDHAYRAVQDLRR
- a CDS encoding nitronate monooxygenase, which translates into the protein MQTRLTALFGIRHPIVCAPMALVTGGRLAAAVADAGGLGIVGGGYAGLLGGEPDLATELAMVAGRPFGVGFITWALARAPAALDQALERAPRCVFLSFGDPRPFAEVIRQRGAKLICQVQTLRHVDEALEAGASVIVAQGTEAGGHGAQRSTLPFVPEVADYLTRHSPATVLLAAGGIADGRGLAAALMLGADGVVVGTRFWASAEALTPAAFTNRAERATGDDTVRTKSIDRLRGTPWPDEFSFRVLTNKLTEQWADRETEAAAAFGSLTAAYADARSRQDLDMVVTVAGECVGLIHDRPTARAIIDAMVAEARAALLRGATLPTPAILAHPV